In a genomic window of Pokkaliibacter sp. MBI-7:
- a CDS encoding sensor histidine kinase: MIESIDVQLVVPLFQQMSVYLLIAYLFSKTPLFRPLANLSSWPIHKLMVYGIFSSFCIMGTYFGQQTLDAIANTRAIGAILGGLLGGPLVGLAVGFTGGMHRYSLGGFTDVACAISTTWEGLLAGLVHAFWQRRGQTERIFNPLQALLLGIVAEGCQMAIILAVAKPYDQSLRLVEAIALPMMVANALGAALFMSFIRDAKFQADELASQVSRRALRIARRCVGLLDEGLNQRSAQAIAEVVKDETGVAAVAITDRQQILGFTGMGADHHQVGRPISSVITLDAIRDNRVVFADGLTTPYQCSIEGSCELGSSLVVPLRGEQEVVGTIKLYEPKRKLFRNLNRSLGEGIAGVLSNQILHSQLQASRALLAEAELRALEAKVNPHFLFNSLNTVAAVLRRAPQEARQLVLHLAEFLRGNLGRNTVTVSLVQEFEHIHHYLAIEKARFGDRLRFVEDLDEALEDEQVPALAIQTLVENALKHGISRAEEGGEVRLTARQQGDHIQVIVEDSAAQVPQQHDGLGLRLVRERFAALGVSCTLQLHHQPGIATRAELIWPRGVLS, from the coding sequence ATGATCGAGTCCATCGATGTTCAGCTGGTAGTGCCGCTGTTTCAGCAGATGAGCGTCTATCTGCTGATCGCCTATCTGTTCTCCAAAACACCGCTGTTCAGGCCATTGGCCAATCTGTCCAGCTGGCCGATCCACAAGCTGATGGTGTACGGCATCTTCTCCAGTTTCTGCATTATGGGCACCTACTTTGGCCAGCAGACGCTGGATGCCATTGCCAATACCCGTGCCATTGGTGCCATTCTCGGTGGCCTGCTGGGAGGGCCGCTGGTGGGGCTGGCGGTTGGCTTTACGGGTGGTATGCACCGTTATTCACTGGGCGGATTCACCGATGTGGCCTGTGCCATTTCCACTACGTGGGAAGGGCTGCTGGCCGGACTGGTGCACGCTTTCTGGCAGCGGCGCGGGCAGACCGAGCGCATTTTCAATCCTTTGCAGGCACTACTGCTGGGTATTGTTGCCGAAGGCTGCCAGATGGCGATTATCCTTGCGGTGGCTAAACCCTATGATCAGTCGCTGCGTCTGGTGGAGGCCATTGCCCTGCCGATGATGGTGGCCAATGCCCTTGGCGCCGCGCTGTTCATGAGCTTTATCCGCGATGCCAAGTTTCAGGCCGATGAGCTGGCCTCACAGGTATCCCGCCGCGCGCTGCGTATCGCCCGCCGTTGCGTTGGCCTGCTGGATGAGGGGCTGAATCAGCGCTCGGCGCAGGCCATTGCTGAGGTGGTCAAGGATGAAACGGGCGTGGCAGCTGTCGCCATCACAGACCGTCAGCAGATTCTCGGTTTTACCGGTATGGGGGCTGATCATCATCAGGTCGGGCGGCCGATCTCCTCGGTGATCACGCTGGATGCCATTCGTGATAACCGGGTGGTGTTTGCCGATGGCCTGACCACCCCCTATCAGTGCTCCATTGAAGGAAGCTGCGAGCTGGGCTCATCGCTGGTGGTGCCGCTGCGTGGCGAACAGGAGGTGGTGGGCACCATCAAGCTGTACGAGCCCAAGCGCAAGCTGTTCCGTAATCTCAATCGCAGTCTTGGTGAAGGGATTGCCGGGGTGCTCTCCAACCAGATCCTGCACAGCCAGTTGCAGGCCAGCCGTGCCCTGCTGGCGGAGGCCGAGCTGCGGGCGCTGGAGGCCAAGGTGAACCCGCATTTTCTGTTTAACAGCCTTAACACGGTGGCGGCGGTATTGCGCCGGGCACCGCAGGAGGCCCGTCAGCTGGTGCTGCATCTGGCCGAGTTTCTGCGCGGCAATCTGGGGCGCAACACGGTGACGGTGTCGCTGGTACAGGAGTTTGAGCATATTCATCACTATCTGGCGATCGAGAAGGCACGCTTTGGTGACCGCCTGCGCTTTGTCGAAGATCTGGATGAAGCGCTGGAGGATGAGCAGGTGCCTGCACTGGCCATTCAGACGCTGGTGGAAAATGCCCTCAAACACGGTATCAGCCGGGCTGAGGAGGGGGGGGAGGTCCGGCTGACGGCGCGGCAGCAGGGGGATCATATTCAGGTGATCGTCGAAGACAGCGCGGCCCAGGTGCCACAGCAGCATGATGGCCTCGGCTTGCGACTGGTGCGGGAGCGGTTTGCCGCACTCGGTGTCAGCTGTACACTGCAGCTCCACCACCAGCCGGGCATCGCAACCCGTGCAGAGCTGATCTGGCCCAGAGGAGTGCTGTCATGA
- a CDS encoding glutamine amidotransferase: MPRILVVKTGEAFAHVAQRHGDFDALFINAMDLTPERVDICPAYAVEQLPDASEYAGIVVTGSHAMVSDREDWSERLGQWLVDVVHREKPLFAVCYGHQLLAHALGGEVGYHPQGPEMGTVDVSLSQNGQRDPLFGLLPSRFRAQSTHYQTVLRLPAEAQVLASNAFEPHHAYRVGPCAWATQFHPEFTAEVMSDYASAQRAALEQKGLDVDAILSGIDATTDAANLLRGFVRYTLD; encoded by the coding sequence ATGCCGCGAATTCTTGTGGTAAAAACGGGCGAGGCTTTTGCGCATGTTGCGCAGCGCCATGGAGATTTTGACGCGCTCTTTATCAATGCCATGGATTTGACCCCGGAGCGGGTTGATATCTGCCCCGCCTATGCGGTGGAGCAGCTGCCCGACGCCAGTGAGTACGCAGGTATTGTCGTCACCGGCTCCCATGCCATGGTGTCTGACCGTGAGGACTGGAGCGAACGTCTTGGTCAGTGGCTGGTGGATGTGGTCCATCGGGAAAAGCCGCTGTTTGCCGTGTGCTATGGCCATCAGTTGCTGGCCCATGCACTGGGTGGCGAAGTGGGTTATCACCCGCAAGGCCCGGAAATGGGCACAGTGGACGTCAGCCTGAGCCAGAACGGTCAGCGTGACCCGCTGTTTGGTCTGTTGCCCAGTCGCTTTCGTGCCCAGTCGACCCATTACCAGACCGTGCTGCGTCTGCCTGCCGAAGCGCAGGTACTGGCGAGCAATGCGTTTGAACCGCATCACGCCTATCGTGTTGGCCCCTGTGCCTGGGCGACGCAGTTCCATCCTGAGTTTACCGCTGAGGTGATGAGCGACTATGCCAGTGCTCAGCGTGCGGCACTGGAGCAGAAAGGCCTTGATGTGGATGCCATTCTGAGCGGCATTGATGCCACCACTGATGCAGCTAACCTGCTGCGCGGTTTTGTGCGTTATACGCTGGATTGA
- the sbcD gene encoding exonuclease subunit SbcD — translation MRLLHTSDWHLGQHFMGKSRFQEHQAFLDWLLTQITAHQVDALIIAGDIFDTGTPPSYARQQYLNFVVEAQRAGCQLVVLGGNHDAVSTLEESRGVLACLNTEVIAGRQPDLSEHLLTLKNRQGEEAALFCALPFLRPRDLVSSQAGDSAAAKQQATRQALKEIYQQLFTLAEAQRQHRALPIIGSGHLTTLGGQTSDSEREIYIGTLDAFPASDFPAFDYLALGHLHRPQQVAGKAHWRYSGSPLPLSFNEGLKKEVLLVEFSAAQLQQITPLDIPCSRALYSMSCQLDELVPRLAKLIDTRLPLPAWLDIEILDEGYRSDLQQRIADLLEALPVEVLKVRRGKIRQTALLLEEDSPTTLEELNPHDVFGERLAREELTGDSVTQLKHRFAEVLDALENGDNNATAPAALASDSDLASLSTTPSPAMNEEDAQ, via the coding sequence ATGCGACTACTTCACACTTCTGACTGGCACCTCGGTCAGCATTTCATGGGCAAGAGCCGTTTTCAGGAACATCAGGCTTTTCTCGACTGGCTGCTGACGCAAATCACCGCGCATCAGGTGGATGCGCTGATCATTGCCGGGGACATTTTTGATACCGGCACACCGCCGAGCTACGCCCGCCAGCAATACCTGAACTTTGTTGTCGAAGCCCAGCGGGCCGGATGCCAGCTGGTGGTGCTGGGGGGCAATCATGATGCGGTATCGACGCTGGAAGAATCGCGCGGCGTGCTGGCCTGCCTCAACACCGAGGTGATCGCCGGGCGTCAGCCTGATCTGTCAGAGCATCTGCTGACCCTGAAAAACCGCCAGGGTGAAGAAGCCGCCCTGTTCTGTGCCCTGCCCTTCCTGCGCCCTCGGGATCTGGTCAGCAGTCAGGCTGGTGACAGCGCCGCCGCCAAACAGCAGGCCACCCGGCAGGCGCTGAAAGAAATCTATCAGCAGCTGTTCACGCTGGCCGAAGCACAGCGTCAGCACCGCGCACTGCCCATTATCGGCAGCGGTCACCTGACTACACTGGGCGGCCAGACCAGTGATTCCGAGCGGGAAATCTATATCGGCACGCTGGATGCCTTCCCGGCCAGTGACTTCCCCGCCTTCGACTATCTGGCGCTGGGCCATCTGCACCGGCCGCAGCAGGTGGCAGGCAAGGCGCACTGGCGTTACAGCGGTTCCCCTCTGCCATTGAGTTTCAATGAAGGGCTGAAAAAAGAAGTGCTGCTGGTGGAGTTCAGCGCCGCACAACTGCAGCAGATCACCCCCCTGGACATCCCCTGCAGCCGCGCACTGTACAGCATGAGCTGTCAGCTGGACGAGCTGGTGCCGCGCCTGGCCAAACTGATCGATACCCGCCTGCCGCTGCCTGCCTGGCTCGATATTGAAATTCTGGATGAGGGTTATCGTTCTGACCTGCAGCAGCGTATTGCCGACCTGCTGGAGGCGTTACCGGTGGAAGTCCTCAAGGTACGCCGTGGCAAAATTCGCCAGACGGCCCTGCTGCTGGAAGAGGACAGCCCCACCACACTGGAGGAGCTGAATCCGCATGACGTTTTTGGCGAACGTCTGGCGCGCGAGGAGCTGACCGGTGACAGCGTAACGCAACTCAAACACCGTTTCGCTGAAGTGCTGGACGCACTGGAAAACGGCGATAACAACGCCACCGCCCCTGCCGCTCTTGCGTCAGACAGCGATCTCGCTTCCCTTTCCACAACACCCTCACCTGCCATGAACGAGGAGGATGCCCAATGA
- a CDS encoding AAA family ATPase produces the protein MKILSIRLKNLNSLKGEWKIDFRQQPFTDQGLFAITGPTGAGKSTLLDALCLALYHRTPRLTISANGNEIMSRHTGDCLSEVEFEVKGKGYRAFWAQKRAREKSDGNLQPVSVELATLEGEIITSRVTEKLSKIAELTGLDFANFTRSMLLAQGGFAAFLNADANSRASLLEELTGTEIYGRISQQTFDMTRQHQQQVKEMEAELKGVRLLSEADISQRQQRRTELQQQQQHQSEQLATLGQQLAWRDQLQQAHAQLQQLSQSEVEAQQAIAAAKPQREQLALRAPAQKLHPLWQQLENQRTQALQQQQQYDSLQQQQHVLQTQLSQQQAGVDAAAQQLQERKLHHQQLLTTLEQVIPLDRDIDRLTAEQDARKTAFAQATARQQEAEAQLTTIAAALAQLQADKEQAQHYLQQHPQLVMIDKSLQRWGTELKQWRAVQQEQAALQQKQHSMQEKQIQLQQALSQLTPQIDSQQQTVSQLDKQLQQRQASQPAEQQEQALQSHYQHWQNQRPQAERLQDLTQTFVQLQEEEQQLRLTLQRLQQQSEQTDQSRTQAREEYTHCNRDVKRLEQLVRQSQVIASLEQHRQQLQPGHACPLCGALEHPLVSNYELPATSALEQEFKQQSERLEAIRNQGIELNNTLARLSTELQQRQERISVVERELQELQQRWRQAITALNSPLALGDQTSLQQWLQGFHQQGQQLEQALTASRHDKEQLHTGQQQLAQQQQLLQQLLAQQLQHQQQLASLQEQQQDIEAQLGRQAHSHAELTGQLQQELAACQLTLPNMTDMDSWLETQQRTVQTYQQQQAALQSLAEQLATQQQQHSEQQSHLHYAQQAAAELSTQLNELQKQLATLTSQRQQLFGNQPIEPTRQHSTDNLAQAEQHLNSQQQQLQSLLLQQQGLNSRLQQLGEQLADLNNRLTDAEQHWQQALEASPFADQQALQNALLDDASYTRIEQQLQALDSQLTRQQALLQQARQQLDTLQQQPLTEQDSAQLQEQLDSLKQAAASLSEELGAINSELQRDEQQRQQQQHLLATLERHKSELRSWEQLNDLIGSRDGHKFRRFAQGLTLDHLIYLANRQLQRLDGRYQLQRKEGEQLELAVVDTWQADVVRDTQTLSGGESFLVSLALALALSELVSHKTRIDSLFLDEGFGTLDSDTLETALNALDGLQASGKMIGVISHVEALKERISTQIQVRKQAGLGYSTLDEQFRVG, from the coding sequence ATGAAAATCCTCAGCATCCGCCTGAAAAACCTGAACTCCCTCAAAGGCGAATGGAAGATCGACTTCCGCCAGCAGCCCTTTACCGATCAAGGCCTGTTCGCCATTACCGGCCCTACTGGCGCAGGTAAAAGTACCCTGCTCGACGCCCTGTGTCTGGCGCTGTATCACCGCACTCCGCGCCTGACCATCAGTGCCAACGGCAATGAGATCATGAGCCGCCACACCGGCGACTGCCTGAGCGAAGTGGAATTTGAGGTCAAGGGCAAGGGTTACCGGGCATTCTGGGCGCAGAAGCGGGCCCGGGAAAAAAGCGATGGCAATCTGCAGCCGGTCAGCGTTGAACTGGCGACGTTAGAGGGCGAGATCATCACCAGCCGGGTGACGGAAAAACTCAGCAAGATTGCCGAGCTGACCGGCCTCGACTTTGCCAACTTCACCCGCTCCATGCTGCTGGCACAGGGTGGCTTTGCGGCCTTCCTCAATGCTGATGCCAATAGCCGTGCCTCATTACTGGAAGAGCTGACCGGCACCGAGATTTACGGTCGCATTTCCCAGCAGACCTTCGATATGACCCGCCAGCATCAGCAGCAGGTCAAGGAAATGGAAGCTGAGCTCAAAGGGGTCCGGCTGCTGTCCGAGGCGGATATCAGTCAGCGCCAGCAGCGTCGCACCGAACTGCAACAACAGCAGCAACACCAGAGCGAACAACTGGCCACACTGGGCCAGCAGCTGGCCTGGCGTGATCAGCTGCAACAGGCTCACGCTCAGCTGCAACAGCTGAGCCAGAGTGAGGTAGAAGCACAGCAGGCGATTGCAGCGGCTAAGCCTCAGCGCGAGCAGCTGGCACTGCGTGCGCCCGCGCAAAAACTACACCCCCTGTGGCAACAGCTGGAAAACCAGCGCACTCAGGCGCTGCAGCAACAGCAGCAATACGACAGCCTGCAGCAGCAACAGCACGTGCTGCAGACGCAGCTGAGTCAGCAACAGGCAGGCGTCGACGCCGCAGCTCAGCAGCTGCAGGAGCGCAAACTTCACCATCAACAGCTACTGACCACCCTTGAGCAGGTTATCCCGCTGGATCGGGACATCGATCGCCTCACCGCAGAACAGGACGCCAGAAAGACCGCGTTCGCACAGGCGACGGCCAGGCAGCAGGAAGCCGAAGCGCAGCTGACAACCATCGCCGCGGCACTGGCCCAGTTGCAGGCAGACAAGGAACAGGCCCAACACTATCTGCAGCAACACCCACAGCTGGTCATGATCGACAAATCGCTGCAACGCTGGGGAACAGAGCTGAAGCAATGGCGCGCAGTTCAACAGGAACAGGCGGCACTGCAACAGAAACAGCACAGCATGCAGGAGAAACAGATTCAGCTGCAGCAGGCGCTGAGCCAGCTGACACCGCAGATCGACAGCCAGCAGCAGACGGTTAGCCAGCTCGATAAGCAGCTCCAGCAGCGTCAGGCAAGCCAACCGGCAGAGCAGCAGGAACAGGCGCTGCAGAGCCATTATCAGCACTGGCAAAACCAGCGCCCCCAAGCCGAGCGCCTGCAGGATCTGACCCAGACCTTTGTGCAGCTGCAGGAAGAAGAGCAACAGCTGCGCCTGACGCTGCAGCGTCTGCAGCAGCAAAGCGAACAGACCGATCAGTCCCGTACTCAGGCTCGCGAGGAATACACACACTGCAACCGCGACGTCAAACGGCTGGAACAGCTGGTCAGGCAGAGCCAGGTCATCGCCAGTCTGGAGCAACACCGTCAGCAGTTGCAGCCCGGCCATGCCTGCCCTCTGTGCGGCGCACTGGAGCATCCACTGGTCAGCAACTATGAGCTGCCCGCTACCTCGGCGCTGGAGCAGGAGTTCAAACAGCAATCCGAACGACTGGAAGCCATCCGCAATCAGGGCATCGAGCTGAATAACACACTGGCCCGACTCAGCACCGAACTGCAGCAGCGTCAGGAACGTATCAGCGTGGTAGAGCGAGAGCTGCAGGAGCTGCAGCAACGCTGGCGTCAGGCGATCACCGCACTCAACAGCCCGCTGGCGCTGGGTGATCAGACCAGCCTGCAGCAGTGGCTGCAGGGCTTCCATCAGCAGGGCCAGCAGCTGGAACAGGCACTCACCGCCAGTCGTCATGACAAGGAACAACTGCACACCGGGCAACAGCAACTGGCGCAGCAACAGCAACTCCTGCAGCAACTGCTCGCCCAGCAACTGCAGCACCAGCAGCAACTGGCCTCCCTGCAGGAGCAGCAACAGGACATCGAAGCGCAGCTGGGCCGGCAGGCTCACAGCCATGCTGAGCTGACCGGGCAGCTGCAGCAGGAGCTGGCCGCCTGTCAACTGACCCTACCCAACATGACAGACATGGACAGCTGGTTAGAGACCCAGCAGCGGACGGTACAAACCTATCAGCAGCAACAAGCCGCCCTGCAATCACTGGCCGAGCAACTCGCAACCCAGCAGCAACAGCACAGTGAACAGCAGAGCCATCTGCACTATGCACAGCAGGCAGCCGCCGAACTCAGCACCCAGCTGAACGAGCTGCAGAAACAACTGGCCACGCTGACCAGCCAGCGCCAGCAGCTCTTTGGTAATCAGCCCATCGAGCCAACCCGCCAGCACAGCACGGACAATCTGGCACAGGCAGAGCAGCATCTGAACAGCCAGCAGCAGCAGTTACAGTCTCTGCTGTTACAGCAGCAGGGGCTGAACAGCCGCCTGCAACAGCTGGGCGAACAACTGGCTGACCTCAACAACCGTCTGACCGATGCGGAACAGCACTGGCAACAGGCACTGGAGGCCAGCCCCTTTGCTGATCAGCAGGCGTTGCAGAATGCTCTGCTGGACGACGCCAGCTATACCCGGATTGAGCAGCAGCTGCAGGCACTGGACAGCCAGTTGACCCGCCAGCAGGCGCTGTTACAGCAGGCCCGACAGCAGCTGGACACCTTGCAGCAACAGCCGTTGACCGAGCAGGACAGTGCACAACTGCAGGAGCAGCTGGACAGCCTGAAACAGGCGGCAGCGTCACTGTCTGAAGAGCTGGGCGCCATCAACAGTGAACTGCAGCGGGATGAACAGCAGCGCCAGCAACAGCAGCATCTGCTGGCCACACTGGAGCGGCACAAATCCGAACTGCGCAGCTGGGAACAGCTGAATGATCTGATCGGCTCGCGGGATGGTCACAAATTCCGCCGCTTTGCCCAGGGCCTGACGCTTGATCACCTGATCTATCTGGCCAACCGTCAGCTGCAGCGGCTGGATGGCCGCTATCAGCTGCAACGCAAGGAAGGTGAACAACTGGAGCTGGCCGTGGTTGACACCTGGCAGGCTGATGTCGTCCGTGATACCCAGACCCTGTCCGGCGGTGAAAGCTTTCTGGTCAGTCTGGCACTGGCGCTGGCGTTATCAGAGCTGGTCAGCCACAAGACCCGCATCGACTCGCTGTTCCTCGATGAAGGCTTTGGCACCCTCGACAGCGATACGCTGGAGACCGCCCTCAACGCGCTGGATGGCCTGCAGGCCAGCGGCAAGATGATCGGCGTCATTTCCCATGTGGAGGCACTGAAGGAGCGCATCAGCACCCAGATTCAGGTCCGCAAACAGGCAGGCCTGGGATACAGCACGCTGGATGAACAGTTCAGGGTGGGGTAA